In a genomic window of Flammeovirga agarivorans:
- a CDS encoding glucosaminidase domain-containing protein encodes MRKFLLVISIFILSLENIGFAVASTNNSIISVKDTETIKREDYIRTLYKAFDPICRKYGINTKVAISQAIAEQGWKLREDYRIFNIASTSPTKSKLVYDIGEQRYRRYRIYSSLEQAVEDYCKVLSSYYTYRENGLFDTFDPNLQMEAIAKGGYATDPHYLKLVTSVMDKYVAPIVDNIREEEALARRSEELQSVASVSSVEAQHIRFCLPSSY; translated from the coding sequence ATGAGAAAGTTTTTACTAGTTATTTCCATTTTCATTTTATCATTGGAAAACATTGGATTTGCAGTTGCATCTACAAATAATTCAATTATAAGTGTAAAAGATACAGAAACGATTAAAAGAGAAGATTACATTAGAACTCTTTATAAAGCTTTTGATCCAATTTGTAGAAAATATGGAATTAATACTAAGGTAGCGATCTCTCAGGCTATTGCTGAGCAGGGTTGGAAATTAAGAGAAGACTATAGAATTTTCAACATTGCATCGACAAGTCCAACTAAGAGTAAATTAGTATATGATATCGGAGAACAAAGATATCGTCGTTACAGAATTTATTCATCATTGGAACAGGCTGTAGAAGACTACTGTAAAGTGCTGTCGAGTTATTATACATACCGTGAAAATGGATTATTTGACACATTTGATCCAAACTTACAGATGGAAGCGATTGCAAAAGGCGGATATGCCACCGATCCACATTACCTTAAATTGGTAACTTCTGTAATGGACAAATATGTTGCTCCAATTGTAGATAACATTCGTGAAGAAGAAGCTTTGGCTAGAAGATCGGAAGAACTTCAATCAGTAGCTTCAGTAAGTAGCGTCGAAGCACAACATATCAGATTCTGTTTACCATCGAGTTACTAG